Proteins encoded together in one Lepisosteus oculatus isolate fLepOcu1 chromosome 2, fLepOcu1.hap2, whole genome shotgun sequence window:
- the c2h2orf42 gene encoding uncharacterized protein C2orf42 homolog — protein MEGTGQGTGVTAAPVSAGPAPAASGSRERTKTPSFLSNLGKPTLRGIRKCPKCGMYNGTRGLSCKNKACGAVFRDGARKAQASAEAVRVVTGAGGGAAGGEAQVFSVRQRGRGPEQRGFVELGVTETAISTADGTLLTHISLGHCFVPSCRQGSAPGRGAPPAAQPAPPPQQERPCLHMKQAMECQAEATPLTLKSSVLGSLQAPAETKQALWQLATESLGPLVQRLSRAVMVVKCQRSARHPLGLLHLTLGERKDGLRYHCACQRAARPEGASRTALKLPEDPSSSASPSPALADASSSCSQEYCLHLYACVCAFASDEKLAAEFSGFFSYDADGLHVGAECSVTNATNPPQPAERCTPHKPKRSKLEDSVAASIPTLPAKEGVPSSLRRFTSRKHPISTVLKKPGGAQPVDDEARVSLPFQHWLASVTERIHQTMHFQFGGKPDPLVFHIPQSFFNALQQRLSAGSKKKRLPNSTTAFVRKDALPLGTFSKYTWHINNILHVKQIFDTPEMPLEVTQSFVRNRDGSFEPFRCPEVPVEPETQSRADRQPSIRPLELRTFLRVGNTSAEQKDPTPFIIEWIPDILPRSKIGELRIRFEYGHLHNGHVEYSDSQGGPAPVEICRVTVP, from the exons ATGGAGGGGACGGGGCAGGGCACGGGGGTTACTGCTGCCCCCGTGTCCGCAGGACCGGCTCCTGCGGCGTCCGGATCACGGGAGAGAACCAAGACCCCCTCCTTCCTGTCGAACCTGGGCAAGCCCACGCTGAGGGGCATCCGGAAGTGCCCGAAGTGCGGCATGTACAACGGCACGCGGGGCCTGAGCTGCAAAAACAAGGCGTGCGGCGCGGTGTTCCGGGACGGCGCGAGGAAGGCGCAGGCCAGTGCCGAGGCGGTCCGCGTGGTGACGGGTGCGGGCGGGGGGGCCGCCGGCGGCGAGGCGCAGGTGTTCTCGGTGCGGCAGAGGGGCCGGGGGCCGGAGCAGCGCGGCTTCGTGGAACTGGGCGTGACGGAGACGGCCATCTCGACCGCCGACGGCACCCTGCTCACGCACATCAGCCTGGGCCACTGCTTCGTCCCCTCCTGCCGGCAGGGCTCGGCCCCCGGCAGAGGGGCGCCCCCCGCCGCACAGCCCGCACCCCCGCCGCAGCAGGAGCGCCCCTGCCTGCACATGAAGCAGGCCATGGAGTGCCAGGCGGAGGCGACGCCCCTCACTCTCAAGAGCTCGGTGCTGGGCTCCCTGCAGGCGCCGGCCGAGACCAAGCAGGCCCTGTGGCAGCTGGCCACCGAGTCGctggggccgctggtgcagcGGCTGTCGCGCGCGGTGATGGTGGTGAAGTGCCAGCGCAGCGCCAGGCACCCGCTGGGCCTCCTGCACCTGACGCTCGGCGAGCGCAAAGACGGGCTGCGCTACCACTGCGCCTGCCAGCGCGCCGCCAGGCCCGAGGGGGCGTCCAGGACCGCGCTGAAGCTCCCGGAGGACCCCTCCTCCTCCGCCTCCCCCTCGCCGGCGCTGGCCGACGCCTCGAGCTCCTGCTCCCAGGAGTACTGCCTCCATCTCTACGCCTGCGTCTGCGCCTTCGCCAGCGACGAGAAGCTGGCCGCCGAGTTCTCGGGGTTTTTCAGCTACGATGCCGACG GTTTGCACGTGGGCGCTGAGTGCTCTGTCACGAACGCCACTAACCCCCCCCAGCCGGCTGAGCGCTGTACCCCACACAAACCCAAGAGGTCAAAGCTAGAAGACAGTGTGGCAG CCAGTATTCCCACCCTACCTGCAAAAGAGGGGGTCCCCAGTTCTCTGCGGAGGTTCACCTCCAGGAAGCACCCCATTTCCACAGTGCTGAAGAAACCAG GAGGCGCTCAGCCGGTGGACGACGAAGCCCGCGTGTCCCTTCCCTTCCAGCACTGGCTGGCCAGCGTAACCGAGCGGATCCACCAGACCATGCACTTCCAGTTCGGTG GCAAGCCCGACCCCCTGGTGTTCCACATCCCCCAGTCTTTCTTCAACGCTCTGCAACAGCGCCTCTCGGCCGGCAGCAAGAAGAAGAGGCTCCCGAACTCCACCACGG CATTTGTGCGCAAAGATGCCCTGCCACTTGGAACCTTCTCCAAATACACCTGGCACATCAACAACATTCTGCACGTCAAACAGATCTTCGATACTCCTGAG ATGCCCCTGGAGGTGACCCAGAGCTTCGTAAGAAATCGGGACGGGTCGTTTGAGCCATTCCGCTGCCCCGAAGTGCCGGTCGAACCCGAGACGCAGAGCCGCGCAGACAGGCAGCCCTCCATCCGCCCGCTGGAGCTGCGCACCTTCCTGCGTGTGG GGAATACCTCTGCGGAGCAGAAGGACCCCACACCCTTCATCATTGAGTGGATCCCAGACATCCTGCCGAGGTCGAAAATCGGCGAGCTGCGGATCCGCTTCGAGTACGGGCACCTGCATAATGGGCACGTGGAGTACTCGGACAGTCAGGGCGGCCCGGCGCCGGTGGAGATCTGCCGGGTCACTGTGCCCTGA